The Amycolatopsis sp. DG1A-15b genome contains the following window.
GTAGGAACTCGAGTTGCCGGACCAGGTCGAGGGGCCACCGGTGACGCCGAGGTAGACGGGATTCCCGCGCACCCAGGCGGAGACGGTGTAGGTGGTGTTGGGCTGAACGGAGACGGTCTGCGCACACTGGGCGTAATCGGCACCGACGGGAGTGCCGGCAAGGGCACGACTGCCGGAGTGGACGGGCGCGCTCACGACGGCGGCGTTGGCACAGGTCCAGCCGGAGACCGAGCCGGCTTCGAAGCCGGGGTTGACGAGAAGGTTGGCGGCCTCGGCGGGGAGGACGAGCACCCCCGAGAGCGCAAGCAGGAAGGCGGCGAGGGTTACGGACAGTCGGGAACGCCTCATCGGGTCCTCCAGTCAGAGAGAGACCCATTGTCTAGACCAATATGTAAATTGTCCAGACCAAAAGGAGGGAAGCCGCCCGCCGGCCGGGAAGAGCCACGGCAGACTGGCACCGGAAGCCACACCGAAGACAACCCGAGCCAACGCAAGCCCCACGGACCAGGCCCCCGAGCACACCCCCCCTGCCGACCCGATACGCAGCCGCATCAGCGGCCGGCACGCCGGGTCAAGGCACGCTTTCCCGCCTTGACGCGGCGTGCCGGCCGTTGAACAATCCGGCGTTCGGGTCGGTGGAAAAGTCGACGGAAAGCCAAGGCAGCTCAAGATCGGTCAGCCGCTCACCCCCTCAGCAGCGCAGCCACCCACGCCCCAGCCGCTCAGCGCCCCAGCGGCTCACCAAAAGACGACCACCTCAACAGCCCACCACCAGCGTGGCCACCAACCGAGTCCGAGCCGCCCCCACCCGATCGACCACCTGCACGCTCCGCCACCCCACCGGCACCCGATCCGCCAGCAGCTCCTCCCGCCACTTCCCCACCCGCCGCACGTGCCGCGCGAACGACCGCGGCCGCACCACCCGCCCGCGGCTCCGCTGCCCCGCCAGCGCGACCTCCGCCGGCACGTCGAGGAACAGCAACCGCACCGACCGCCCGCTCAACACCCCGACCAGCGCGAGCAGGGCGCGCGTCGACGCCCGGGTCGACGGCTCGTGGACCACGAGCGGGCCGTCCTCGCCGAGCGCGCGGCCCACGATCCGCAGGCGGTGCCACGCGTGCACCACCGGCCGGTAACACCGGTACGGCACCGCCGGCGGGACCACCGCCCCGAGTCTCTCCCGCACCTGGTCGGAGTCCAGCACCGGCAGCCCCGCCGCGGCGTGGTGGAGCATGGTCGTCTTGCCCGCTCCGGGCAGCCCCGCCACGACGAGCAGGTCGCGCGGGCCGAGCTCGATGACAGTGGGCTCGCTCATGCCCCGCCAACGCTCCGGCGAAGGTAATGGTTCCTTTACCTTCAACTCACGCACAGTGACGGACCACCATCCGTGCGCCGAAGACCACCCGGCCGGAACGCTGGCGGTCACCCGCCGTGCCCCATCGCCTGAAACCCGTGCGCCGCAAGCCATCGACGTCCGGAACCGCTTCGGGTGAAGATCGCGCCGAGCCCTTCCCGGCGTCCGGAAAATCCTTATCTTCTGGAAGGGACGCTCAGTGAGAACAGGGGAACCTCGTCATGACCCAGTCGCTGGAACTTCCGGTCCAGGAATTCTGTCTCGATTGGACACTCACGGGCGACGAAGGCGCCCGGGTCGGGATCACCCTCTCCGGTCAGGTGGCCCTGCTGGACAACAACCGGTTCTACAAGATCGACGGCGTCGTCTACGTCACCGAGGGCGACGCCGACATCCGCGCGGTCGGCAATCCCCGGATCTCCGTGCGCCGCAATGGCGTCGAGAAGTCCGGGCGCCAGTGGGGCTGGGAGATGTGCTCGGCGCGCAAGAGCCTCGGTGCGCTGAACACGATGGAGGGCTACTTCGTCCGCACCGGCTACTGGGCGCCCGCCGATCGCGCGATCCAGCTGAGCCTGTGCGCCGAACAGGGGTGGAGCCGGCGCAAGAGCTACAGCCCGCACGTCACCGTCCGGATGGTCGACTGACCACTGTGGACGCCCGGCGCCGCGCTGCCGCGACGACCAGCCCGGCCGCGACCGCGCCCGCCACCGCACACCCGGCCCCGAACCCCGGTGACGGCTCGTGCACGCGCAGCACCGACACGCACAGCCACACCGCGGCGCCGAACAGGAGGCCCAGCACCGGCCCGCCGGCCGCCGCGCCCCGCCAGCGGTGGCCGTTGCGGATCGTGCGCAGCCCCGACTCGAGGTAGGCGAGGGCGAACAGCGCCAGGATTAGACTGCCCGCGCCCAGCGCGCTGGCCAGCGGGTGCTGGCTGGTGATCAGCGTGAACGTCTGCGTGGACGAACCGGTCCGCACCTCCGCCGTGACGGCGCCGCCGACGATCCACCGGGCGATCCCCGGCAGGGTGAGTTCGGCGGTGAAGCCGTTGCCGCCGGGTTTCGCCTCGGTGGCCGCGGACCCGAGCGGAATCCCGGCGGCGGACAGGTCGAGCGCCACCCGGCCGGGGTTGCCGGCCCCGGTCAGGACCAGCGGCTTGCTGAGGTCCACCTCGACCGGCGCCGAGACAGAGGCGCCCCCGAGGTTCAGCGGGGCCGACGCCGGGTGCGGCAGCCGCGCGGGGTTGAGCAGCGCGAGCACGACGAGCACGATCGCGGCCGCCGCGGCGGCCAGCCGCAGCCACACCACGACGGCTTGGGAAGCACCGGAACCATCGGCAGGCACACCCGGCCACCCGGCACCGCCCTCGGCGCCGCCCGCACCAGCGCCCGGCCCACCGGCCCGGCCCGGATCGCCCACCTCGGCGACCGCTCCCACCAGCGTCGCTCCCGGCTGCCGCACCGGGCGCGTCCGGGCCTCCGCCGGCGGCGCCGGTGCGGTTGCCGAATTGAGGCCCGAAATCACCCGGGGCGTCAGGTGCAGCACCGGCACCCCGGCCCGCTCCAGCCACCCGGACCCGTAGACCACCGTCGCCGCCGCGGCGAGGTCCGCCGCGAACGACTCCGCCTCCCGGTAGCGCGCGTCCAGCTCGCGGGCCAGGCTGCGCATCACCACCCCCGCGATCGGCACCGGTACCCCGGCGATCGGCTGCGGGTCGGTGAACATGTGCTGGCGCATCATGCTGATCGCGCCGCGGGTGTTGTCGAACGGCAGACGGCCGGAGAGCAGCTCGTACAGCACCGTCCCGGCTGCGTACACGTCGGCCGCCGGGCTCAGCGCGTTGCCCATCGCCTGCTCCGGGGCGATGTACGCCGGTGTTCCCAGGATCTCGCCGCCGTGCGTCACCAACGTGGCGCCCTCGCTGATCACCCTGGCGATGCCGAAGTCGGCCACCTTCATGACGCCCTGCGTGCTGAACAGCAGGTTCCGCGGCTTGACGTCGAGGTGCAGCACGCCCGCCCGGTGCGCCGCGTGCAGCCCGGCCAGCATCGCCAGCCCGATCGCGCAGGCCTGCTCGCCGCTGACGCCGCCGCCGTGGAAGCGGCTGTGCACCGTTCCGCCGTCGAGCCGCTCCATCACCAGCAGGTGCTCGCGACCGGTGCGGACGTAGTCGTACACCGGGACGATGTGCGGGTGGTCCAGGCTGGCGAGCACCCGCGCCTCGCGGTCGAAGAGCTCGCTGCTCGCCGCGTGGTTGAGCACGTCCCACGGCAGCTGCTTGATCGCGACGCTGCGGCCCAGCGTCCGGTGCACGCCGGCGAACACGACGCCCATGCCGCCCTCGCCGATCGACGCCCCGATGTCGTACTGCGGCAGGGCGGCGACCAGCTCGGCCGGTGCGCTCATCGGGTGAATTCCTGCGTCGAGGGCAGCGGGAGCTTGACCGTGGTGTCGCTCTCGGTCACCGCGGGTGGTGCCGGGTGCGGGGTCAGGTAACCGAGCAGGAACGCGATCGCCGCCGCGCCGAGCACCACCGGGACCTCGATCGCCGGCTCGGGCGGGACCAGGCGCAGCACCGACAGGCTGATCACCGCGACCAGGCCGGTGCCGAACCCGGCGGGCAGGAACCGCACGCCGCGGCGCCAGCGGTTGGGCGCCAGCCGGTGCCGGGCCAGCGCCAGCAGCGCGGTCACCCAGGCGAGGACGGTCAGCCCGAGCATCGCCAGGCCGAAGACGCCGTAGACCGACCAGAAGGAGCCGCGGACGTCGGCGACCGTCGTCGCCTCGCCGAGCGTGCCGCGCCCGGCGTCGAGCAGCTCGACCGACGACGGGAGCAGCCCGGTCGCCTGCCCGGCCAGGTCACCGAGGTCGAGGACGAACGTCCGGGACGCCGAGCCGCGGGCCGGCACCTCGAAGGGCGCGGTCGTGTCGTAGGCGAAGAACGTCAACGCGAGGGCGACGCCCGAGAGCCGCACGCTGCGGACCTTCACCGGCGCGTTGCCGGGGTTGGTCGCCACGACCTGCAGCTCGATCTGGTGCGCCGGATCGACCGGGACCGTGGCGTCCTCGATCGGCTGCTTGTCGATCGACACCTGCAGCTTGAGCGAGCCGGATTGGGCCGAGGCCGGTGGGGCGCCCAGCAGCACCGCGCACAAACCCAACGCAACCCCCGCCGCGATGACACGTCCCATTGGGCATCCCCTACTTGCGTTATCCGACTGGTCCGGAATGCTACAGCGAGCACACACCGGGGAGGGACGTCCCAATGCGATTCGTGGTTCGGCTGTTTTTCGGCGCCGTGGCCGGAACGTTGCTTCTGCTCACGGCGGCAGGCACGGCGAACGCACAATACACATCGTCGGTTGGTTTGAAACCGTCGAGTGGTCCGGCCGGAAGCTCCTTCACTATTTCCTGGAGTTTCTACCCGTGCAAAGGGCCGGTCACCTTTTCCTGGAACGGCACGCCGATGTGGTCGGCGAACGCGACCCTCGACCAGACGAGCGGCACGGTCGCGGCGATCGTGCCCGGCGGCGCCCAGCCCGGCACCTACCCGGTCACCGGCACGTGCACCAACGCCCGGACCGGCGGACCGCTCAGCGCGGCGAGCCGGTTCACCGTGACCGCGACGCCGACCCCCACGTCCCCGCCGCCGGCCACGACCACGCCGCCCCGGCCGGCGACCACCACGCCCCCGACCCGGCCGGGCACCACCACGACCCCGGCCAAGCCGACGACCACCACCACTCCGCCGACCACCACCAGCGCGCCGCCGACGACGACCCCGACGACCCCGACGGCCACGCCCGGCACCTCCACGACGTCCAGCACGACACCGAAGCCCGGCGACCTGGTCCTCGACCGGCCGAGCATCAAGCCCGGCGAGACGCTCTCGGCGTCCGGGAAGGGCTGCCAGCCGAGCCGGATGGTGACGCTGGTGTCGGACGGCACCGAGGTCGGCACCGCCTACACCGACGGCTCCGGCGCCTTCACCGCGCCGGTCGAGTTCACCCGCATCGAGGCCGGGCGGCACACGGTGGTCGCCGAGTGCGGCGT
Protein-coding sequences here:
- a CDS encoding AAA family ATPase, with amino-acid sequence MSEPTVIELGPRDLLVVAGLPGAGKTTMLHHAAAGLPVLDSDQVRERLGAVVPPAVPYRCYRPVVHAWHRLRIVGRALGEDGPLVVHEPSTRASTRALLALVGVLSGRSVRLLFLDVPAEVALAGQRSRGRVVRPRSFARHVRRVGKWREELLADRVPVGWRSVQVVDRVGAARTRLVATLVVGC
- a CDS encoding serine/threonine-protein kinase, whose amino-acid sequence is MSAPAELVAALPQYDIGASIGEGGMGVVFAGVHRTLGRSVAIKQLPWDVLNHAASSELFDREARVLASLDHPHIVPVYDYVRTGREHLLVMERLDGGTVHSRFHGGGVSGEQACAIGLAMLAGLHAAHRAGVLHLDVKPRNLLFSTQGVMKVADFGIARVISEGATLVTHGGEILGTPAYIAPEQAMGNALSPAADVYAAGTVLYELLSGRLPFDNTRGAISMMRQHMFTDPQPIAGVPVPIAGVVMRSLARELDARYREAESFAADLAAAATVVYGSGWLERAGVPVLHLTPRVISGLNSATAPAPPAEARTRPVRQPGATLVGAVAEVGDPGRAGGPGAGAGGAEGGAGWPGVPADGSGASQAVVVWLRLAAAAAAIVLVVLALLNPARLPHPASAPLNLGGASVSAPVEVDLSKPLVLTGAGNPGRVALDLSAAGIPLGSAATEAKPGGNGFTAELTLPGIARWIVGGAVTAEVRTGSSTQTFTLITSQHPLASALGAGSLILALFALAYLESGLRTIRNGHRWRGAAAGGPVLGLLFGAAVWLCVSVLRVHEPSPGFGAGCAVAGAVAAGLVVAAARRRASTVVSRPSGR